A stretch of Desulfurivibrio alkaliphilus AHT 2 DNA encodes these proteins:
- a CDS encoding acyl-CoA dehydratase activase, with the protein MQALGICLGASTISMVGLTRDEGGKITISLQRKRSHEGNPRRVLTEMLATVEQPPGLKVAATGRKFRNHLALSTIPEPEAVEQACRFVLPPDHSYRTVVSAGGETFMVYRLDDDGRIQHIQSGNKCASGTGEFLLQQLGRMSLSLEDVEAMGQPAKRYQVSGRCSVFCKSDCTHALNKGIPKDQVVAGLSRMMAGKILELLKKMPSDHVLLIGGCAANQSMVHYLREEIADLAIPDPADAPPDAMEALGAALWALEHETRPLPAPEQVFSTRRGSFSHHQPLTEFRRLVDFKPSTRGQAAAGDRCILGLDVGSTTTKGVIMRRSDKAIIAADYLRTDGDPVGASRRVYASLAQQLGPELSRSIIIEALGVTGSGRQIAGLHALSEGVINEIIAHATAAVHFDPEVDTIFEIGGQDAKYTYITNGVPSDYAMNEACSAGTGSFLEEAAKESLGIGVTEIGETAYRATSPPNFNDQCAAFIGSDIKSAAQEGVPLEDIVAGLVYSICMNYTNRVKGNRPVGRKVFIQGGVCYNEAVPAAMAALTGKEMVVPPDPGLMGAFGVALEAERRLEQGLLEPDRFDLNELAVREVEYGQPFKCGGGKDCDRGCEISRIIINGKSYPFGGICNRYDNIIHRRKVESSGLDLVVQRERRAFRDAPQATTPEVDQGFRAPVDAGSPPAEQKTVGINRSFLINTFFPLFNRFFQELGFKPVLSEKLDPNGVDKRNAPFCYPVELAHGLFADLLDKKPDYLFLPHIRAVKVTDDATTSCICPFVQGEPYYLRATFPAAEQRPILTPVFDFSQGFAANLTVFQDLARQLGADPRRAEAALKAAIADQESFRNDLKEMGRQALAELERDPESTAVVLFGRPYNSLVREANKGIPAKFASRGIRIIPIDMLPFEDEPLSADMNMYWAMGRMIMKAARLVKNHPQLYGTYITNFSCGPDSFLLTYFRDMMGSKPSLTLELDSHTADAGLETRIEAFLDIVRYYRQIQTNNADAAEAEQPTQPEQPAPQVDPGPTVSGPTPQSKEFKPAVTEMRGDELGIRLADGSWVPMTDPRVKVLVPAMGPFGTSLVAAAFGRRGIRAEALPPADEEALKLGRGNSSCKECLPLQTTVGTMLQYLQQKRPEGEITAYFMATTEGPCRFGQYHVFSHRTIVRHQIPDAAVMSLTSTNSYGGLGNKFTLAAWRAIIIGDLLNEIWSTIQAGAKDKEAAEAIFWQEQQKLEQVIASGWATIARQLKATARELGKIELHTPHGQIPKLSLVGEIYVRHDPISLQRLIERLAAEGFIVRTSQVSEWIKYCDWLVKNRIEGKPDFPWWTRYWVKRYFDAKIRKLMAPCGLFHYEEKVEVEPLIAAGRRHIAPELAGEAILTVGAALHEILHPSCGIISIGPFGCMPTRLAESILNEKFTSGEKRQVWEAEGHRHIPALLQKERKLPFLALETDGNAFPQIIEARLEAFALQAKRVHEDLVNE; encoded by the coding sequence ATGCAAGCACTGGGTATCTGCCTGGGGGCCTCCACCATCAGCATGGTGGGCCTGACCCGGGACGAGGGGGGAAAGATCACGATCAGCCTGCAGCGCAAACGCTCCCATGAGGGCAACCCGCGCCGGGTATTAACCGAGATGCTGGCCACGGTGGAGCAGCCGCCCGGCCTGAAGGTGGCGGCCACCGGCCGCAAATTTCGCAACCATCTGGCCCTCTCCACCATTCCCGAACCGGAGGCGGTGGAGCAGGCCTGCCGCTTCGTGCTGCCCCCTGACCATTCCTACCGGACCGTGGTTTCCGCCGGCGGCGAGACCTTCATGGTTTACCGTCTGGACGATGACGGGCGGATTCAGCATATCCAGAGCGGCAACAAGTGCGCTTCCGGAACCGGTGAGTTTTTATTGCAGCAGTTGGGCCGGATGTCGCTGTCACTGGAAGATGTCGAGGCCATGGGGCAACCGGCCAAGCGCTACCAGGTTTCCGGCCGCTGCTCGGTGTTCTGCAAGAGCGACTGCACCCACGCCCTGAACAAGGGGATTCCCAAAGACCAAGTGGTGGCGGGGCTGAGCCGGATGATGGCCGGCAAGATCCTGGAACTGCTGAAAAAAATGCCCTCGGACCATGTGCTGCTCATCGGCGGCTGCGCCGCCAACCAGTCGATGGTCCACTACCTGCGGGAAGAGATCGCCGATCTGGCGATTCCCGACCCTGCCGATGCCCCCCCGGATGCCATGGAAGCGTTGGGGGCGGCCCTGTGGGCCCTGGAGCACGAAACCCGGCCATTGCCTGCCCCGGAGCAGGTGTTCAGCACTCGGCGCGGCAGCTTTTCCCACCATCAGCCGCTCACCGAATTCCGCCGCCTGGTGGACTTCAAGCCCTCCACCCGCGGCCAGGCGGCGGCCGGGGACCGCTGCATCCTGGGCCTGGACGTGGGTTCCACCACCACCAAGGGGGTGATCATGCGGCGGTCCGACAAAGCCATCATCGCCGCCGATTACTTGCGCACCGACGGCGACCCGGTGGGCGCCTCCCGCCGGGTGTACGCCTCGCTGGCCCAGCAACTGGGCCCGGAGTTGAGCCGCTCGATCATCATCGAGGCTTTGGGGGTAACCGGTTCCGGTCGCCAGATCGCCGGCCTGCACGCCTTGAGCGAAGGGGTAATCAACGAGATCATCGCCCACGCCACCGCCGCCGTGCATTTCGACCCGGAGGTAGACACCATTTTTGAAATCGGCGGCCAGGATGCCAAGTACACCTACATCACCAACGGGGTGCCCTCGGACTACGCCATGAACGAGGCCTGCAGCGCCGGCACCGGCTCCTTTCTCGAAGAGGCGGCCAAGGAGAGCCTGGGCATCGGGGTAACCGAGATCGGGGAAACCGCCTACCGCGCCACCAGCCCGCCCAACTTCAATGACCAGTGTGCCGCCTTCATCGGCTCGGACATCAAAAGCGCGGCCCAGGAAGGGGTTCCACTGGAGGATATCGTGGCCGGGCTGGTTTATTCCATTTGCATGAACTACACCAACCGGGTCAAGGGCAACCGCCCGGTGGGCCGCAAGGTTTTCATCCAGGGCGGGGTCTGCTACAACGAGGCGGTACCAGCGGCCATGGCGGCGCTCACCGGCAAGGAGATGGTGGTACCCCCGGACCCTGGCCTGATGGGCGCCTTCGGGGTAGCCCTGGAGGCGGAACGCCGCCTGGAACAGGGCCTGCTGGAACCCGACCGCTTCGATCTTAACGAGTTGGCGGTGCGGGAGGTGGAATACGGCCAGCCCTTCAAGTGCGGCGGCGGCAAGGACTGCGACCGGGGCTGCGAGATCTCCCGGATCATCATCAACGGCAAAAGCTACCCCTTCGGCGGCATCTGCAACCGCTACGACAACATCATCCATCGCCGCAAGGTGGAAAGCAGCGGTCTGGACCTGGTGGTGCAACGGGAACGCCGGGCATTCCGGGATGCGCCCCAAGCCACAACCCCCGAGGTTGACCAGGGGTTCCGCGCCCCGGTTGACGCGGGTTCACCGCCGGCCGAACAAAAAACGGTGGGCATTAACCGCTCGTTTTTGATCAACACCTTCTTCCCGCTCTTTAACCGTTTCTTCCAGGAGCTGGGCTTCAAGCCGGTGCTCTCGGAAAAGCTCGACCCCAACGGGGTGGACAAGCGCAACGCCCCTTTCTGCTACCCAGTGGAACTGGCGCACGGCCTTTTTGCCGACCTGTTGGACAAAAAGCCTGACTACCTGTTTTTGCCCCATATCCGGGCAGTAAAAGTAACCGACGACGCCACCACCTCCTGCATCTGCCCCTTTGTGCAGGGGGAACCCTATTACCTGCGGGCCACCTTCCCCGCCGCGGAGCAACGGCCGATTCTAACCCCGGTGTTTGATTTCAGCCAGGGCTTTGCCGCCAACCTGACGGTTTTCCAGGACCTGGCCCGGCAACTGGGGGCCGACCCCAGGCGGGCCGAAGCGGCGCTAAAGGCGGCCATCGCCGACCAGGAGTCTTTCCGCAACGATCTCAAGGAGATGGGTCGCCAAGCCCTGGCCGAACTGGAGCGGGACCCGGAAAGCACGGCGGTGGTGCTCTTCGGCCGGCCCTACAACAGCCTGGTGCGGGAGGCCAACAAGGGCATTCCCGCCAAGTTCGCCTCCCGGGGCATCCGGATTATCCCAATCGACATGCTGCCCTTTGAAGACGAACCGCTGAGTGCCGACATGAACATGTACTGGGCCATGGGCCGGATGATCATGAAGGCGGCCCGGCTGGTGAAAAACCACCCCCAGTTGTACGGCACCTATATCACCAACTTCTCCTGCGGACCGGACTCCTTCCTGCTCACCTACTTCCGGGACATGATGGGCAGCAAGCCTTCGCTCACCCTGGAGCTGGACAGCCATACCGCCGACGCCGGGCTGGAAACCAGGATCGAGGCTTTTCTGGATATTGTCCGCTACTACCGACAGATACAAACCAACAACGCCGACGCGGCGGAAGCGGAGCAGCCAACGCAACCGGAGCAGCCGGCCCCGCAAGTCGACCCCGGCCCGACGGTCAGCGGCCCGACCCCGCAAAGCAAGGAGTTCAAGCCGGCGGTGACCGAAATGCGCGGTGATGAGCTGGGCATCCGGCTGGCCGACGGCTCCTGGGTGCCCATGACCGACCCCCGGGTCAAGGTGCTGGTGCCGGCCATGGGGCCATTCGGCACCAGCCTGGTGGCGGCGGCCTTCGGGCGGCGCGGAATCAGGGCCGAGGCCCTGCCGCCGGCCGACGAAGAGGCCCTGAAACTGGGCCGGGGCAACTCCTCCTGCAAGGAATGCCTGCCCCTGCAGACCACCGTCGGCACCATGCTGCAATACCTGCAGCAGAAGCGGCCCGAAGGTGAAATCACCGCCTACTTCATGGCCACCACCGAAGGCCCCTGCCGCTTTGGCCAGTACCACGTCTTCTCCCACCGCACCATCGTCCGCCACCAGATTCCCGACGCGGCGGTGATGTCGCTGACCTCCACCAATAGCTATGGCGGCCTGGGCAACAAGTTCACCCTGGCGGCCTGGCGGGCCATCATCATCGGTGACCTGCTCAACGAGATCTGGTCCACCATCCAGGCTGGCGCCAAAGACAAGGAAGCGGCGGAGGCGATCTTCTGGCAGGAGCAGCAAAAGCTGGAACAGGTTATCGCCAGCGGCTGGGCCACCATCGCCCGGCAGCTTAAAGCCACGGCCCGGGAGCTGGGCAAAATCGAGCTGCACACCCCGCACGGACAGATCCCCAAGCTTTCTTTGGTGGGCGAGATTTACGTGCGCCACGACCCCATCTCGCTGCAGCGCCTGATCGAGCGGCTGGCGGCGGAAGGCTTTATCGTTCGCACCTCGCAGGTATCGGAATGGATCAAGTATTGCGACTGGCTGGTGAAAAACCGCATCGAGGGCAAACCGGATTTCCCCTGGTGGACCCGCTACTGGGTCAAGCGCTACTTCGACGCCAAGATCCGCAAGCTCATGGCCCCCTGCGGGCTCTTTCACTACGAGGAAAAGGTGGAGGTGGAACCGCTGATTGCCGCCGGCCGCCGCCACATCGCCCCCGAGCTTGCCGGCGAAGCGATCCTGACTGTGGGTGCGGCCCTGCACGAGATCCTGCACCCCTCCTGCGGCATCATCTCCATCGGGCCGTTCGGCTGCATGCCCACCCGGCTGGCGGAGTCGATCCTCAATGAAAAGTTCACCAGCGGCGAAAAGCGGCAGGTCTGGGAGGCGGAAGGCCACCGGCATATCCCGGCTCTGCTGCAAAAAGAGCGCAAGTTGCCCTTCCTGGCCTTGGAAACCGACGGCAACGCCTTCCCCCAAATCATCGAAGCCCGCCTGGAGGCCTTCGCCCTACAGGCCAAAAGAGTCCACGAAGATCTGGTAAACGAATAG
- a CDS encoding sulfurtransferase TusA family protein, whose protein sequence is MDVNSITPDQTLDTKGLSCPMPLLKTKKAVGQLGSGQILEVQGTDPGSKNDMPAWCEREGHEFLGIKDGDGFFSVFLKKA, encoded by the coding sequence ATGGACGTAAACAGCATTACTCCCGACCAGACCCTGGACACCAAAGGACTTAGCTGCCCCATGCCGCTGCTGAAGACCAAGAAGGCGGTCGGCCAACTCGGTTCCGGCCAGATTCTCGAAGTACAGGGTACCGATCCCGGCTCCAAAAACGATATGCCCGCCTGGTGCGAACGGGAAGGCCATGAGTTCCTGGGCATCAAAGACGGCGACGGCTTCTTTTCCGTATTCCTGAAGAAGGCCTGA
- a CDS encoding glycosyltransferase family 2 protein — MNSSAAPLISVIVPNYNGAATIGGCLEALAASDHRNFEIIVVDDGSGDGSVALINSFIKQHRNRQGQVRREAESACRLITLKRRRGASAARNAGAAAARGGYLFFIDADCLVLPDTLSLVARAAEEHGAGVVVGGTYTLQAYDAGFFSNFQSTFIHHFETKRLEEPDYIASHAMLIAADTFKAGGGFPEAFMPIIEDVEFSHRLRRHDFILRMAPQILVRHVFNYDLRRSLANAYRKARYWTTYSLANRDLLTDSGTASRELKINVAAWGVSLLLLLLALLLWWLGPESAAVVGELGNNSAAAGEGVASPWALLFTALVVQVANGLEQRPLLASFYRAGGIMFALGAGLYYALLYPLPVGFGALRGALGYLAGEEGMGHGR, encoded by the coding sequence TTGAACTCTTCCGCCGCCCCTCTTATTTCCGTTATAGTGCCCAATTACAATGGGGCCGCCACCATCGGCGGCTGCCTGGAGGCCCTGGCAGCCTCGGATCACCGGAATTTTGAAATCATCGTGGTGGACGACGGTTCCGGCGACGGTTCGGTGGCGTTGATCAACTCGTTTATCAAGCAGCATCGGAACCGGCAGGGCCAGGTCCGGCGGGAGGCGGAATCGGCTTGCCGGCTGATCACCCTCAAGCGTCGGAGGGGAGCTTCGGCGGCCCGGAATGCCGGGGCGGCGGCGGCCAGGGGAGGATATCTGTTTTTTATCGATGCCGATTGCCTGGTCTTGCCCGATACCTTGAGCCTGGTGGCCAGGGCCGCCGAGGAGCACGGGGCCGGGGTGGTGGTGGGCGGTACCTATACCTTGCAGGCCTACGATGCTGGTTTTTTCAGTAATTTTCAGTCGACCTTTATCCACCACTTTGAGACCAAGCGCCTGGAGGAGCCCGACTATATCGCCAGCCACGCCATGCTGATCGCCGCCGACACCTTTAAGGCCGGCGGCGGCTTCCCCGAGGCCTTCATGCCCATCATCGAGGATGTGGAGTTCAGCCACCGCTTGCGCCGCCACGATTTTATCCTGCGCATGGCCCCGCAAATTCTGGTGCGCCACGTCTTCAACTACGACCTGCGCCGGTCACTGGCCAACGCCTACCGTAAGGCCCGCTACTGGACCACCTATTCCCTGGCCAATCGCGATCTTTTGACCGACTCGGGCACCGCTTCCCGGGAGCTGAAGATTAACGTCGCCGCCTGGGGGGTCAGTCTACTGCTGTTGCTGCTGGCGCTGTTGCTGTGGTGGTTGGGGCCGGAATCGGCGGCGGTGGTCGGGGAGCTGGGCAATAACTCGGCTGCAGCTGGTGAAGGAGTTGCTTCCCCCTGGGCTCTGCTCTTTACCGCCCTGGTGGTACAGGTTGCCAACGGTTTGGAGCAGCGCCCTTTGCTGGCCTCGTTTTACCGGGCCGGCGGGATCATGTTTGCCCTTGGCGCCGGCCTCTACTACGCCCTGCTCTACCCTCTGCCGGTGGGGTTCGGCGCCCTGCGGGGAGCGCTGGGCTACCTGGCGGGCGAAGAAGGTATGGGCCATGGCCGCTGA
- a CDS encoding SPASM domain-containing protein, translating to MAAEAGSRGGHRRYSPFRHLGSVLYKKDPLHLTIFLTRRCNQRCSFCFYLAADTSPAAAKAMELSLPELEQIAASSPPLLWLAFSGGEIFLRDDLAAITASFYRHTRPAIILLPSNGLDTPRITAAVSDILRRCPRSTVVVKLSLDGPPAVHDALRGVPGSHAACLRTAAELGKLQGQWPNFELGINSVFCPATQESMRETVDFVAGLPHINTHTISLARGDLADKSQLAADLEKYHQACEYLAQKLKKRQAATYRFGGARLKAAQDILQRRYILATARQGQAQLPCYAGRLNLVIADDGTVYPCEDFRSAMAMGNIRDFDGKLKNLLASPRAREVVAAIRRHGCFCTHECYMMTNILFNPVTWPSLLKEYLQLR from the coding sequence ATGGCCGCTGAAGCCGGCAGTCGCGGGGGCCACCGCCGTTATTCCCCCTTTCGCCACCTGGGCAGCGTGCTGTACAAAAAAGATCCCCTGCACCTGACCATCTTTCTTACCCGCCGCTGTAATCAGCGTTGCTCTTTCTGTTTTTACCTGGCCGCCGATACCTCACCGGCGGCCGCAAAGGCCATGGAGCTGTCGCTGCCCGAGTTGGAGCAAATTGCCGCTTCAAGTCCGCCCTTGCTTTGGCTGGCCTTTTCCGGTGGGGAGATTTTTCTGCGCGACGACCTGGCGGCCATAACGGCAAGCTTTTACCGGCATACCCGGCCGGCCATTATCCTGCTGCCCAGCAACGGCCTGGATACCCCCCGGATTACGGCGGCGGTGAGCGACATTCTGCGCCGCTGTCCCCGCTCCACGGTGGTGGTCAAGCTCTCTTTGGACGGGCCGCCGGCGGTGCACGACGCCCTGCGGGGGGTGCCCGGCAGCCATGCCGCCTGCCTGCGCACCGCCGCCGAGTTGGGCAAGCTGCAAGGGCAGTGGCCTAATTTTGAGCTGGGGATCAACTCGGTCTTTTGCCCCGCCACCCAGGAGAGCATGCGGGAGACGGTGGATTTCGTAGCCGGCCTGCCCCATATCAACACCCACACCATCTCGTTGGCCCGGGGCGATCTGGCCGACAAAAGCCAATTGGCGGCGGACCTGGAAAAGTATCACCAGGCCTGCGAATACCTGGCGCAGAAACTAAAAAAACGCCAGGCCGCCACCTACCGTTTCGGCGGCGCCCGGCTCAAGGCGGCCCAGGATATTCTGCAGCGCCGCTATATTTTGGCCACCGCCCGTCAGGGCCAGGCTCAGTTGCCCTGCTATGCCGGCCGGCTCAACCTGGTTATCGCCGATGACGGTACCGTTTATCCTTGCGAGGATTTTCGCTCGGCCATGGCCATGGGCAACATCCGGGATTTTGACGGCAAGCTGAAAAACCTGCTGGCCAGCCCCAGGGCCCGGGAGGTGGTGGCGGCCATCCGCCGCCACGGCTGCTTCTGCACCCACGAGTGCTACATGATGACCAACATCCTCTTTAATCCTGTCACCTGGCCGTCCCTGCTGAAAGAATACCTGCAACTGCGGTAA
- a CDS encoding B12-binding domain-containing radical SAM protein, whose amino-acid sequence MKCALIIPPWLPEEIFSSKTAGSQINYWQPLGTLYVAAALQQAGHEVRFLNGAFLPHQEIMAGVAEFAPEFIGLYSTTFGWDKAKKMATALRQAGFNGALAVGGPFPIALPEKCLTECPELDVVVTGEGEETVVELLEMLAGSPVTTDGGNGDRPWPDLGDIKGLAWRRGQEIVLNPPRPLITDLDALPFPARELLGEIDDYVPPPATYKRRPVAVIITSRGCNRHCLYCFQIDKSRKSGIRYRSVDNVMAEIRHCLAQGYREIKFIDDTLAADYQRAMELARRIKEEQLDFTWFASACVNQVDLPLLKAFKEAGCWAILFGAESGVQKDLNTIRKGITPGQIKKAVAAAKEAGITVYTPFIFGIPGQTFEDGLKSIEFALELDPDIANFHALTPFPGTELWDNLDQYGTVSHDLSEYTYQGAAFIPYSMTREEIAELRRLAFKRFYSRPKFLWRRLLALRSIHDLKAAVNGAKSLFWLLIGDRIFHRSKDK is encoded by the coding sequence ATGAAATGCGCCCTGATTATCCCACCCTGGCTGCCCGAGGAGATCTTCTCCAGCAAGACCGCCGGCAGCCAGATCAACTACTGGCAGCCCCTGGGCACGCTCTACGTGGCCGCCGCCCTGCAGCAGGCCGGGCACGAGGTGCGCTTTTTAAACGGCGCTTTTCTCCCGCACCAGGAGATCATGGCCGGCGTTGCCGAATTTGCCCCGGAGTTCATCGGCCTCTACTCCACCACCTTCGGCTGGGACAAGGCCAAAAAAATGGCCACTGCCCTGCGCCAGGCCGGGTTCAACGGCGCCCTGGCGGTGGGCGGCCCCTTCCCCATTGCCCTGCCGGAAAAGTGCCTGACCGAATGCCCGGAGCTTGATGTGGTGGTAACCGGTGAAGGGGAGGAAACGGTGGTGGAACTGCTGGAGATGCTGGCCGGCTCGCCTGTTACCACCGATGGCGGCAACGGTGACCGACCATGGCCGGACCTGGGCGACATCAAGGGCCTGGCCTGGCGGCGAGGCCAGGAGATCGTGCTCAACCCGCCCCGGCCGCTGATCACCGACCTGGACGCCCTGCCCTTCCCGGCCCGGGAATTGCTGGGCGAAATCGACGATTACGTGCCGCCGCCGGCCACCTACAAGCGCCGCCCGGTGGCGGTGATCATCACCTCCCGGGGTTGCAACCGGCACTGCCTGTACTGCTTCCAGATCGACAAGAGCCGCAAAAGCGGCATCCGCTACCGCTCGGTGGATAACGTCATGGCCGAGATCCGCCACTGCCTGGCCCAAGGCTACCGGGAGATCAAGTTCATCGACGACACCCTGGCGGCGGATTACCAGCGGGCCATGGAACTGGCCCGGCGGATCAAGGAAGAGCAACTGGATTTCACCTGGTTTGCCTCGGCCTGCGTCAACCAAGTGGACCTGCCCCTGCTCAAGGCCTTTAAAGAGGCGGGCTGCTGGGCCATCCTGTTCGGGGCCGAAAGCGGGGTACAGAAGGACCTCAACACCATCCGCAAAGGGATCACCCCCGGCCAGATCAAAAAGGCAGTGGCGGCGGCCAAGGAGGCGGGGATCACCGTCTACACCCCCTTCATTTTCGGCATTCCCGGCCAGACCTTTGAAGATGGTCTTAAATCCATCGAGTTTGCCCTGGAGCTGGACCCGGATATCGCCAACTTCCACGCCCTAACCCCGTTCCCCGGGACCGAGTTGTGGGACAACCTCGATCAATACGGCACCGTCTCCCACGACCTCAGTGAATACACCTACCAGGGGGCGGCCTTTATCCCCTACTCCATGACCCGGGAAGAGATTGCCGAGCTCCGCCGCCTGGCCTTCAAGCGCTTTTATTCCCGGCCCAAATTCCTCTGGCGGCGGTTGCTAGCCCTGCGCAGCATCCACGATCTGAAGGCCGCCGTCAACGGGGCTAAAAGCCTCTTCTGGCTGCTAATCGGCGACCGCATCTTCCACCGGAGCAAGGACAAATAA
- a CDS encoding YeeE/YedE thiosulfate transporter family protein: MSEGSVLGQQAKELYKILCQDKWNPYTTGIIIAFLSVVIAAWYTSWGATGAVQNWGDWALYGVGVNESAPGNIFLHSGSIIGIGFIAGAFISACLGGNFAFRIPPRIEMLKAVIAGSLMGIGAILGGGCNVGGFYNALGNLSAHGFAMFFGLIIGAILALKYTYWEMENVSWGQGGAKTFNVPPALQIVLGIGALAALIWGAYAYAGSEEYFWGMGAWQPLGVLGGVLLLAAALGYVFQRGRWCMIQGFREPHMTGDCKMAKAVALSIVLLVIGIAVLKYQGIVSADHYLRGVFGWGGVLGGVIFGFGAVLAGGCGTGALWRVGEGQIKLWIVVPFFGLGAALTSKFIHGPRDIEGIIAWYQAGTPLPFSEGMLGSFTYLPNTWLGWGGSLAVIFGAMAAWWIAVTWNEKTQKGVLEM, encoded by the coding sequence ATGAGCGAAGGAAGCGTGCTTGGCCAGCAGGCCAAAGAACTGTACAAGATTCTCTGTCAGGACAAATGGAACCCGTACACCACCGGGATCATCATCGCCTTTTTGAGTGTGGTTATCGCCGCCTGGTATACCTCTTGGGGCGCCACCGGGGCGGTACAAAACTGGGGCGACTGGGCCCTCTATGGGGTAGGCGTCAACGAGTCCGCCCCCGGCAACATTTTTCTGCACAGCGGCTCCATCATCGGTATCGGCTTTATCGCCGGCGCTTTTATTTCTGCCTGCCTGGGCGGCAACTTCGCCTTCCGAATCCCGCCCCGCATCGAGATGCTCAAGGCGGTGATCGCCGGTTCCCTGATGGGCATCGGCGCCATTCTTGGCGGCGGCTGCAACGTGGGCGGTTTCTACAACGCCCTGGGCAACCTGTCGGCCCACGGTTTTGCCATGTTCTTCGGCCTGATCATCGGTGCCATTCTGGCCCTGAAGTACACTTACTGGGAGATGGAAAACGTTTCCTGGGGCCAGGGCGGCGCCAAGACCTTCAACGTCCCCCCGGCCCTGCAGATCGTGCTGGGCATCGGCGCCCTGGCGGCCCTGATCTGGGGAGCCTATGCTTACGCCGGCAGCGAGGAGTACTTCTGGGGCATGGGCGCCTGGCAGCCCCTGGGCGTTTTGGGCGGCGTACTGCTGCTGGCTGCGGCGCTGGGCTACGTCTTCCAGCGCGGCCGCTGGTGCATGATCCAGGGTTTCCGCGAGCCGCACATGACCGGTGACTGCAAGATGGCCAAGGCCGTGGCCCTTTCCATCGTGCTGCTGGTAATCGGCATTGCGGTCCTCAAGTACCAGGGGATCGTGTCGGCCGACCATTACCTGCGCGGCGTCTTTGGCTGGGGCGGCGTACTGGGCGGCGTTATCTTCGGCTTCGGCGCGGTGCTGGCCGGCGGCTGCGGTACCGGCGCCCTCTGGCGGGTGGGTGAAGGCCAGATCAAACTCTGGATCGTGGTTCCCTTCTTTGGTTTGGGCGCAGCCCTGACCAGCAAGTTTATCCACGGCCCCCGCGACATCGAAGGGATCATTGCCTGGTACCAGGCCGGCACCCCGCTGCCCTTCAGCGAAGGCATGCTGGGCAGCTTCACCTACCTGCCCAACACCTGGCTGGGCTGGGGCGGCTCTTTGGCCGTGATCTTCGGCGCCATGGCCGCCTGGTGGATCGCCGTTACCTGGAACGAAAAAACCCAGAAGGGCGTTCTGGAAATGTAA